Proteins from a genomic interval of Cupriavidus pauculus:
- a CDS encoding MFS transporter has translation MSTSSSTAGAMGAPGGPAARPLTGQDYKTLALAALGGALEFYDFIIFVFFAKVIGQLFFPASVPDWLRLLQTFGIFAAGYLARPLGGIIMAHFGDLLGRKKMFTLSILLMSVPTLLMGLLPTYASIGLLAPMLLLVLRILQGAAVGGEVPGAWVFVSEHVPRRHIGYACGTLTAGLTAGILLGSLVATGINAMFDPQALLDHGWRLPFVLGGVFGVGSMYLRRWLHETPVFAELQQKKALAAEMPLKAVVRDHRGAVLISVLLTWMLSAGIVVVILLTPTYLQTLFGFDARTALVANSAATLCLSIGCIVAGVLADRIGARLTLSIGGAFLAGTAYLLYTTIGARPDLLLPLYALAGFFVGTIGAVPFVLVHAFPAQVRFSGLSFSYNVSYAIFGGLTPVIVSLMLKTDKLAPAHYVVAVCIMGMITALFIRKREA, from the coding sequence ATGTCCACCTCCAGCAGTACTGCCGGGGCAATGGGCGCGCCAGGCGGCCCCGCCGCCCGCCCGCTGACCGGTCAGGACTACAAGACGCTTGCCCTTGCTGCACTGGGCGGCGCGCTTGAGTTCTACGATTTCATTATTTTTGTCTTTTTTGCCAAGGTCATTGGCCAGTTGTTCTTTCCGGCGTCCGTGCCGGACTGGCTGCGCCTGCTGCAGACGTTCGGCATCTTTGCCGCCGGCTACCTGGCGCGCCCGCTGGGCGGCATCATCATGGCGCACTTCGGTGACCTGCTGGGCCGCAAGAAGATGTTCACGCTGTCCATCCTGCTGATGTCCGTGCCGACGCTGCTGATGGGCCTGCTGCCCACCTATGCGTCCATCGGGCTGCTGGCGCCGATGCTGCTGCTGGTGCTGCGCATCCTGCAGGGCGCGGCCGTGGGTGGCGAAGTGCCGGGTGCCTGGGTGTTCGTGTCCGAGCACGTGCCCCGGCGCCATATCGGCTACGCCTGCGGCACGCTGACGGCGGGCCTGACGGCCGGCATCCTGCTGGGCTCGCTGGTGGCCACCGGCATCAACGCGATGTTCGACCCGCAGGCCCTGCTCGACCACGGCTGGCGCCTGCCGTTCGTGCTCGGCGGCGTGTTTGGCGTGGGTTCGATGTATCTGCGGCGCTGGCTGCACGAGACCCCGGTCTTTGCCGAACTGCAGCAGAAGAAGGCGCTGGCCGCCGAAATGCCGCTCAAGGCCGTAGTGCGCGACCATCGCGGCGCCGTGCTGATCTCGGTGCTGCTGACGTGGATGCTGTCCGCCGGCATCGTCGTGGTGATCCTGTTGACGCCCACCTACCTGCAGACGCTGTTCGGCTTCGACGCCCGCACGGCACTGGTGGCCAACAGCGCCGCCACGCTGTGCCTGTCGATCGGCTGCATCGTGGCCGGCGTGCTGGCCGACCGCATCGGCGCCCGGCTGACGCTGTCCATCGGCGGCGCCTTCCTGGCGGGCACGGCCTACTTGCTGTACACGACCATCGGCGCGCGTCCGGACCTGCTGCTGCCGCTGTACGCGCTGGCCGGCTTCTTCGTCGGCACCATCGGCGCCGTGCCGTTCGTGCTGGTGCACGCCTTCCCGGCGCAGGTGCGGTTCTCGGGCCTGTCCTTCTCGTACAACGTCTCGTATGCGATCTTCGGCGGGCTGACGCCGGTCATCGTGTCGCTGATGCTGAAGACGGACAAGCTGGCCCCGGCGCACTACGTCGTGGCCGTCTGCATCATGGGCATGATTACCGCCCTGTTCATCCGCAAGCGCGAAGCCTGA
- a CDS encoding LysR family transcriptional regulator, whose translation MRHVSTKLLHVFVLLMEYRDLSAVAACTQGRIPTVAYSLARLREITGDALFVKRNGTLEPTPHALRLERTARQILARWNQLVQPQDADALPASSGRRISIGFSPSIGDPVITEILTALCERFPRDSFITRPVIADAALGDSLDTGDLDCAFVVDGANVPDSVIPHSILATPRRLVSAARGASKEEAETDWILLQEDCERHSPLHAFLARRANTPGHRETVVPSWHTQITLLHAAGGVCPVLDFNVPLVTRDRKTRLLPPPAAFPAWAALHFWMPQRAPDRTALRDIMDVGASVLRDPLKAIDSRHHAEHRPRPLAIA comes from the coding sequence ATGCGGCATGTCAGCACCAAGCTATTGCATGTGTTCGTCCTGCTCATGGAGTACCGCGATCTCAGCGCGGTAGCGGCCTGCACCCAGGGCCGCATTCCAACCGTGGCCTACAGCCTGGCCCGCCTGCGCGAGATCACCGGCGACGCGCTGTTCGTCAAGCGCAACGGCACGCTGGAGCCCACGCCGCACGCGCTGCGGCTGGAGCGCACCGCGCGGCAGATCCTGGCGCGCTGGAACCAGCTGGTCCAGCCCCAGGATGCCGACGCCCTGCCGGCCAGCAGCGGCCGGCGCATCTCCATCGGCTTCTCGCCGTCCATCGGCGACCCTGTCATCACGGAAATCCTGACCGCGCTCTGCGAGCGCTTTCCGCGCGACAGCTTCATCACCCGCCCCGTGATCGCCGATGCGGCGCTGGGCGACTCGCTCGACACCGGCGACCTGGACTGCGCGTTCGTCGTCGACGGGGCCAACGTGCCGGACAGCGTCATCCCGCATAGCATCCTGGCCACGCCGCGCCGGCTGGTCAGCGCCGCGCGGGGCGCCAGCAAGGAAGAAGCCGAGACCGACTGGATCCTGCTGCAGGAAGACTGCGAGCGCCACAGCCCGCTGCATGCGTTTCTGGCGCGCCGGGCCAACACGCCTGGCCATCGCGAGACGGTGGTGCCGTCGTGGCACACGCAGATCACGCTGCTGCACGCGGCCGGCGGGGTCTGCCCGGTGCTCGACTTCAACGTGCCGCTGGTGACGCGCGACCGCAAGACACGGCTGCTGCCGCCGCCCGCGGCGTTCCCGGCCTGGGCCGCGCTGCATTTCTGGATGCCGCAGCGCGCGCCGGACCGCACCGCGCTGCGCGACATCATGGACGTGGGCGCATCGGTACTGCGCGACCCGCTCAAGGCCATCGACAGCCGCCACCACGCCGAGCACCGCCCCCGCCCGCTCGCCATCGCCTGA
- a CDS encoding DUF748 domain-containing protein: protein MAFKDSIQAATGAAMATPRRRMAWRVAGGVVAAVALFGLAGYFGGPPLIRYLVEKHATEALGRKVTLGAAHVRPFELGATLNDLTIFEPDGKTPMLKLGQVEADAAAASIWRLAPVVDFLHVDRLSVHVVRNAAGKMSFADIQDRFAAQPPKPADSEPARFSVSNIAVTNASFVYEDKALDTLQRVENFTLTLPFLSNLPHDATINTRPTLFAKINGTPLALAGTSQPFSDTRQTDLNVNLDGLEVARYMAFAPRLKDAQVKGGLLDTRLNVGFRQDKDRQDLYVSGTLTLREADVVTRAGAPLIRAGRLAVDLARVEPLAHKAQVRRIDLEGFDLQALRRADGSLNLATAFLPEAAPVPKAAPAAAAAPASAPVAAASAPAASGVQAPPKAGEVPWSYAVERVVLKDAKLGFVDELAPSGPGKLDIGPVNVEVAGLASSGDKPARLDANITIANGQMIRHSGELALNKGTLSGTLETAGLQPQGFSAWWPRELQSQFGKTAVNAELHYAMAWSQPVFQFTLQKSRVELSPVYVSTREPVKMPATPAAAANERDDRAGLTVAAPRQGARGGRAVRVARAPDTEGASLPLLKADKLVLDDIQLDLARQTFEAGQVALVKPAISATRDHRGQLLESAQIWATQSAQQKAADQKAAARPGAAPANGAAAPGWKVRVGKVAVDGGEARLADYAPAAANRGRPVIHQFRNIGLTTGTVTWPLSPGALPMKLHAESGRKGVMTIDGQVTPTGPAAQLQLDLRELDMAPLQPYLADRLNAALRSGTMTLKGKLAYDAPPGKPIAVRFTGNALAGNVRTVDRISGDDFLRWRALSVNGIDFNMNDARGPMQVGIQNVALNDFYARVILNANGRLNLQDVMAGGAEKGEAAPSTSLTQASPASAPEARPAAPPAQAKAAEPAGPKPQIRLGGVTINKGNINFSDFFVKPNYSANLTDMKGSVSKVSSADPTPADLVLNGRLDDDAPVSISGKLNPLGEQLYLDIAAKAAGVELTRLTPYAAKYAGYPITKGKLTVDVAYKIENGKLDARNHLYLDQLTFGERVDSPDAVKLPVLLAVSLLKDRNGVIDINLPVSGSLSDPEFSIGGVILRVIVNLLTKAITSPFSLIASAFGGGGEELGYIEFAPGSSTLSDEARKKIETVGKALNDRPSLRLEISGRIDPATDADGARRVWLDQRVANAKQRELRRSAQAGEQAGEGEGGDQGARVTVSKQEYPKYLEAVYKRESFKKPTNFIGLNKSLPPAEMERLLLQNAPVTDTELRALADQRALAVKQSLERDGKVPDAKLFLTAPKLTADGIKDKGAPNRVDFSIRQ, encoded by the coding sequence ATGGCTTTCAAGGATTCGATCCAGGCTGCGACAGGGGCGGCCATGGCAACGCCGCGCCGGCGCATGGCGTGGCGCGTGGCGGGCGGGGTGGTGGCCGCGGTGGCGCTGTTTGGCCTGGCCGGCTATTTTGGCGGGCCGCCGCTGATCAGGTATCTGGTCGAAAAACACGCCACCGAGGCCCTGGGCCGCAAGGTCACGCTGGGCGCCGCGCACGTGCGGCCGTTCGAACTGGGCGCCACGCTCAACGACCTGACCATCTTCGAGCCCGACGGCAAGACCCCGATGCTGAAGCTGGGCCAGGTGGAGGCCGATGCGGCGGCCGCGTCGATCTGGCGCCTCGCCCCGGTGGTCGACTTCCTGCACGTGGACCGGCTCAGCGTGCACGTGGTGCGCAATGCGGCGGGCAAGATGAGCTTTGCCGACATCCAGGACCGCTTTGCCGCGCAGCCGCCCAAGCCGGCCGACAGCGAGCCGGCCAGGTTCTCGGTCAGCAATATCGCAGTGACCAACGCGAGCTTCGTCTACGAGGACAAGGCGCTGGACACCCTGCAGCGTGTGGAAAATTTCACGCTGACGCTGCCGTTCTTGTCGAACCTGCCGCACGACGCGACGATCAACACGCGCCCGACGCTGTTCGCCAAGATCAACGGCACGCCGCTGGCGCTGGCCGGCACGTCGCAACCGTTTTCCGATACGCGCCAGACCGACCTGAACGTCAATCTCGACGGGCTGGAGGTGGCCCGCTACATGGCGTTCGCGCCCAGGCTGAAGGACGCGCAGGTCAAGGGCGGGCTGCTCGATACGCGGCTGAACGTGGGATTCCGGCAGGACAAGGATCGCCAGGACCTCTATGTGTCCGGCACGCTGACGCTGCGCGAGGCCGATGTGGTAACCCGCGCCGGTGCGCCGCTGATCCGCGCGGGCCGGCTGGCCGTGGACCTGGCGCGCGTGGAGCCGCTGGCCCACAAGGCGCAGGTCAGGCGCATCGACCTGGAAGGGTTCGATCTGCAAGCGCTGCGCCGCGCGGACGGATCGCTGAACCTGGCCACGGCTTTCCTGCCCGAGGCCGCACCGGTGCCAAAGGCTGCGCCGGCTGCTGCTGCTGCGCCGGCTTCCGCGCCCGTGGCAGCGGCATCGGCGCCGGCGGCGTCGGGCGTTCAGGCGCCGCCCAAGGCCGGCGAGGTGCCGTGGTCGTATGCGGTGGAGCGCGTGGTCCTGAAGGACGCCAAGCTGGGATTCGTCGACGAACTGGCGCCTTCCGGCCCCGGCAAGCTCGATATCGGCCCGGTCAATGTCGAAGTGGCCGGGCTGGCCAGCAGCGGCGACAAACCTGCCAGGCTTGACGCGAATATCACAATCGCCAATGGGCAGATGATCCGCCACAGCGGCGAACTGGCGCTGAACAAGGGCACGCTGTCTGGCACGCTGGAGACGGCCGGCCTGCAGCCGCAGGGCTTCTCGGCCTGGTGGCCGCGCGAACTGCAGAGCCAGTTCGGCAAGACGGCGGTCAACGCCGAGCTGCACTATGCGATGGCGTGGTCCCAGCCGGTCTTCCAGTTCACGCTGCAGAAGTCGCGCGTGGAGCTGTCGCCGGTGTACGTGTCGACGCGCGAGCCGGTGAAGATGCCTGCCACGCCGGCCGCCGCCGCGAACGAGCGCGACGACCGCGCGGGGCTGACCGTCGCGGCGCCGCGCCAGGGCGCACGGGGCGGCCGTGCGGTACGGGTGGCGCGCGCGCCGGACACCGAAGGCGCCAGCCTGCCGCTGCTCAAGGCCGACAAGCTGGTGCTCGATGACATCCAGCTCGACCTGGCCAGGCAGACTTTCGAGGCCGGACAGGTGGCGCTGGTCAAGCCGGCCATCTCGGCCACGCGCGACCATCGCGGCCAGTTGCTGGAATCGGCGCAAATCTGGGCCACGCAGTCCGCCCAGCAGAAGGCCGCCGATCAGAAGGCGGCAGCCCGCCCCGGCGCCGCGCCGGCCAATGGCGCTGCGGCGCCGGGCTGGAAAGTGCGCGTCGGCAAGGTCGCCGTCGATGGCGGCGAGGCGCGGCTGGCCGACTATGCGCCGGCCGCGGCCAACCGTGGCCGTCCGGTCATCCACCAGTTCCGCAACATCGGCCTGACCACGGGCACCGTGACGTGGCCGCTGTCGCCGGGCGCGCTGCCGATGAAGTTACACGCAGAAAGCGGCCGCAAGGGCGTGATGACCATCGACGGGCAGGTGACGCCGACGGGGCCTGCCGCGCAGTTGCAGCTCGATCTGCGCGAGCTGGACATGGCGCCGCTGCAGCCGTACCTGGCGGACCGCCTCAACGCGGCGCTGCGCAGCGGCACGATGACGCTCAAGGGCAAGCTGGCCTACGATGCGCCGCCCGGCAAGCCGATAGCCGTGCGTTTCACCGGCAACGCGCTGGCCGGCAATGTGCGCACCGTCGACCGCATCTCCGGCGACGACTTCCTGCGCTGGCGCGCGCTGTCGGTCAACGGCATCGACTTCAACATGAACGACGCGCGCGGCCCGATGCAGGTGGGAATCCAGAACGTGGCGCTGAACGATTTCTATGCGCGCGTGATTCTCAATGCCAACGGCCGGCTGAACCTGCAGGACGTGATGGCCGGCGGCGCCGAGAAGGGCGAGGCCGCGCCGTCCACCAGCCTGACGCAGGCCAGCCCGGCGTCAGCGCCCGAGGCCAGGCCCGCTGCGCCGCCGGCGCAGGCCAAGGCCGCCGAGCCGGCCGGGCCCAAGCCGCAGATCCGCCTGGGCGGCGTCACCATCAACAAGGGCAACATCAATTTTTCCGACTTTTTCGTCAAGCCCAACTATTCCGCCAATCTCACCGACATGAAGGGGTCGGTGTCCAAGGTGTCGTCGGCGGACCCGACGCCGGCAGACCTGGTGCTCAACGGCCGGCTCGACGATGACGCGCCGGTCAGCATCAGCGGCAAGCTCAATCCGCTGGGCGAGCAGCTCTACCTGGACATCGCGGCCAAGGCGGCCGGCGTGGAGTTGACACGGCTGACGCCATACGCGGCCAAGTACGCGGGGTATCCGATCACCAAGGGCAAGCTGACGGTGGACGTGGCGTACAAGATCGAGAACGGCAAGCTCGATGCCCGCAACCACCTGTACCTGGACCAGCTCACCTTCGGCGAGCGCGTGGACAGCCCCGACGCGGTCAAGCTGCCGGTGCTGCTGGCCGTGTCGCTGCTCAAGGACCGCAACGGGGTCATCGACATCAACCTGCCGGTGTCGGGATCGCTGTCGGACCCCGAGTTCAGCATCGGCGGCGTGATCCTGCGCGTGATCGTGAACCTGCTGACCAAGGCCATCACGTCGCCGTTCTCGCTGATCGCGTCGGCGTTTGGCGGCGGGGGCGAGGAACTGGGCTACATCGAGTTCGCGCCGGGGTCGTCCACGCTGTCCGACGAGGCGCGCAAGAAGATCGAGACCGTGGGCAAGGCGCTGAACGACCGGCCATCGCTGCGGCTGGAGATCAGCGGCCGCATCGACCCGGCCACCGACGCCGACGGCGCGCGCCGCGTATGGCTGGACCAGCGCGTGGCGAACGCCAAGCAGCGCGAGCTGCGCCGGTCCGCGCAGGCGGGCGAGCAGGCCGGGGAAGGCGAGGGCGGCGACCAGGGCGCGCGCGTGACCGTGTCGAAGCAGGAGTATCCGAAGTACCTGGAAGCCGTGTACAAGCGCGAATCGTTCAAGAAGCCGACCAACTTCATCGGCCTGAACAAGTCGCTGCCGCCGGCCGAGATGGAAAGGCTGCTGCTGCAGAACGCCCCGGTCACCGATACCGAACTGCGGGCGCTGGCGGACCAGCGCGCGCTGGCGGTCAAGCAGTCGCTGGAACGCGACGGCAAGGTACCCGACGCCAAGCTGTTCCTGACCGCGCCCAAGCTGACGGCCGACGGCATCAAGGACAAGGGCGCGCCGAACCGCGTCGATTTCTCGATCCGGCAGTAG
- a CDS encoding transposase → MNRRYSEEQIRMYLAEAASGVPVRELCARYGFSDASFYGWRARYGAPRQGDAVDTRRLRQLEEENVRLKSMLADALLQLELLRNRGGRRGNGKADA, encoded by the coding sequence GTGAACAGACGCTATTCGGAGGAACAGATCCGCATGTACCTGGCCGAGGCCGCGAGCGGCGTGCCGGTGCGTGAGCTGTGCGCGCGCTACGGGTTCAGCGATGCGTCGTTCTATGGCTGGCGTGCCCGGTACGGCGCGCCGCGGCAGGGCGATGCCGTCGACACGCGACGCCTGCGCCAGCTGGAGGAAGAAAACGTGCGGCTCAAGAGTATGCTTGCGGATGCGCTGCTGCAACTGGAGCTGCTGCGCAACCGTGGCGGCAGGCGTGGCAACGGCAAGGCGGACGCGTGA
- a CDS encoding DUF3300 domain-containing protein, with protein sequence MLRVQRILAWMLGLTLLAGAGGAWAQARLDKPQLDQLLAPVALYPDALLSQVLMASTYPADVAAAAQWSKSNASLSGDAATKAVASEPWDPSVQSLVAFPSVMDMMGRQPQWVQSVGDAFLAQPDDVMDSVQRLRLQAQQAGTLKTTEQQKVVTQQTGGTTVVQIEPANPQVVYVPSYNPTVVYGTWPYPAYPPAYYPPPPGSVFATALVSGIGFGLGVAAVDALWGGFDWGGHDVNINVNRYNNINVNQRLDVNRANVNWQHNAAHRGNVPYNNPNVASRFDAQRQQGLANRQRPGQGGVQGQRRLGQDGGGVQNRQSRDAARERAAQSFEGRTGQSIAGHHAPGVNRQGGGQNPRPAGADRQRLDQHEARNRARDTNRNNAFRDAGNGDRMRQQASRGGSSLQRVNAGQTPQRAMPARTGGGFQGAGGGGGHFGGGGGGGGHFGHGRR encoded by the coding sequence ATGTTGCGCGTGCAACGAATCCTGGCCTGGATGCTCGGGCTGACCCTGCTGGCGGGCGCCGGCGGCGCCTGGGCGCAGGCCCGGCTCGACAAGCCCCAGCTTGACCAGCTGCTGGCGCCCGTGGCGCTCTATCCCGATGCGCTGCTGTCGCAGGTGCTGATGGCGTCGACGTATCCCGCCGACGTGGCGGCCGCCGCGCAGTGGTCGAAGTCGAACGCGAGCCTGTCTGGCGATGCCGCCACCAAGGCCGTGGCCAGCGAGCCGTGGGACCCGAGCGTGCAGTCGCTGGTGGCCTTTCCGTCGGTGATGGACATGATGGGCCGCCAGCCGCAGTGGGTGCAGTCCGTGGGCGACGCCTTCCTGGCGCAGCCCGACGACGTCATGGATTCGGTGCAGCGCCTGCGCCTGCAGGCCCAGCAGGCCGGCACGCTGAAGACCACCGAGCAGCAGAAGGTGGTGACGCAGCAGACCGGCGGCACCACGGTGGTCCAGATCGAGCCGGCCAATCCGCAGGTGGTCTACGTGCCGAGCTACAACCCGACCGTGGTCTATGGCACGTGGCCGTATCCGGCCTATCCGCCCGCGTACTATCCGCCGCCGCCGGGCTCGGTGTTCGCCACGGCGCTGGTGTCGGGCATCGGCTTCGGCCTTGGCGTGGCGGCCGTGGATGCGCTCTGGGGCGGGTTCGACTGGGGCGGCCACGACGTGAACATCAACGTCAACCGCTACAACAACATCAACGTGAACCAGCGGCTCGACGTGAACCGGGCCAACGTGAACTGGCAGCACAATGCCGCGCATCGCGGCAACGTCCCGTACAACAACCCGAATGTCGCGAGCCGCTTCGACGCGCAGCGGCAGCAGGGGCTGGCCAATCGCCAGCGCCCGGGGCAAGGCGGCGTGCAGGGCCAGCGGCGGCTGGGCCAGGACGGCGGCGGCGTGCAGAACCGCCAGAGCCGCGACGCCGCACGCGAGCGCGCCGCGCAATCGTTCGAAGGCCGCACCGGCCAGTCGATCGCGGGCCATCACGCACCGGGGGTCAACCGCCAGGGCGGCGGACAGAACCCGCGTCCCGCCGGCGCCGACCGGCAGCGCCTGGACCAGCACGAGGCGCGCAACCGGGCGCGCGACACCAATCGCAACAACGCATTCCGCGATGCCGGCAATGGCGACCGGATGCGCCAGCAGGCCAGCCGCGGCGGCAGCAGCCTGCAACGCGTGAACGCCGGCCAGACGCCGCAGCGCGCGATGCCGGCACGCACGGGCGGCGGCTTCCAGGGCGCGGGCGGCGGTGGTGGCCACTTCGGCGGCGGAGGCGGGGGCGGCGGTCATTTCGGTCACGGTCGGAGATAA
- a CDS encoding Crp/Fnr family transcriptional regulator translates to MPRTVTLRAGDVLYIQGRAARAVYPIRAGGVKQVFETGIGWRQVSGFLQPGDVCGLEAHEADAHDATVIALQDTECCAIAVETLRPMLRDDPGIRAAVVAMQRRHARRQAELLVAIGSMKAAQRLAMLLLDLAAEQARRGVADGVLTLAMTRNDIASYLGLTLETVSRLLSRFGAAGLIIVRQRKLRIVDPDGLAAVHADGDAVAAPAPPAAAQAGPPAIP, encoded by the coding sequence ATGCCGCGCACGGTCACGCTGCGCGCAGGTGACGTGCTCTACATACAGGGACGCGCCGCCCGCGCGGTCTATCCGATCCGCGCTGGCGGGGTGAAGCAGGTTTTCGAGACGGGGATTGGCTGGCGGCAGGTCAGCGGCTTCCTGCAACCCGGCGACGTATGCGGACTGGAAGCGCACGAGGCCGACGCCCACGACGCCACGGTCATCGCGCTGCAGGACACCGAATGCTGTGCGATTGCGGTGGAAACACTGCGGCCGATGCTGCGGGACGACCCCGGCATCCGCGCCGCCGTGGTGGCGATGCAGCGGCGCCACGCGCGCCGGCAGGCCGAGTTGCTGGTGGCGATCGGGTCGATGAAGGCGGCCCAGCGGCTGGCGATGCTGTTGCTGGACCTGGCGGCGGAACAGGCGCGCCGGGGCGTGGCGGACGGCGTGCTGACGCTGGCGATGACGCGCAACGACATCGCCAGCTATCTCGGCCTCACGCTGGAAACGGTTTCCCGGCTGCTGTCGCGCTTCGGCGCCGCCGGGCTGATCATCGTGCGGCAGCGCAAGCTCCGCATCGTCGATCCGGACGGGCTGGCCGCCGTGCATGCCGATGGCGACGCCGTCGCGGCGCCCGCACCGCCAGCGGCCGCCCAAGCGGGCCCTCCGGCTATTCCTTAG
- a CDS encoding extracellular catalytic domain type 1 short-chain-length polyhydroxyalkanoate depolymerase, which produces MAKSLSPVWDAQLRQIGRAQHRTGKQFRSWLARLDPALPAARRPLDPAPAELPGVWQSHKLALAPMPGELVPQLSYRLYMPSGAKGALPVVVMLHGCQQTPEDLAAGTRMNALAEREGFIVAYPQQPLRRSVHRCWQWFDLGAGEGGREAQAVAMLVDELAARPDVRRGEIYLAGLSAGAAMAAVVALRYPEKVAAVGLHSGVVIGAADNPRAGLRAMRHGAESEPALLLDAAGVTPGGPEMPAIVVHGMTDDAVNPVNGRLLARQFLAYNGLYDKLGTRMDCANDAPPLADGDYREARFGRWNRDLVRLVEVAGLDHAWSGGDASVQYHSDIGPDASWLMWQFFRQHRRVA; this is translated from the coding sequence ATGGCCAAAAGCCTTTCTCCGGTTTGGGATGCGCAACTGCGGCAAATTGGCCGTGCGCAGCACCGCACCGGGAAGCAATTCCGATCCTGGCTGGCGCGTCTCGATCCGGCGCTGCCGGCTGCACGCCGGCCACTGGACCCGGCCCCGGCCGAACTGCCGGGCGTCTGGCAGTCCCACAAGCTGGCACTGGCGCCCATGCCGGGCGAACTGGTGCCGCAGTTGTCGTACCGGCTCTATATGCCTTCCGGCGCCAAGGGGGCGTTGCCCGTGGTGGTAATGCTCCATGGCTGCCAGCAGACGCCCGAAGACCTGGCCGCAGGCACGCGCATGAACGCGCTGGCGGAGCGCGAGGGCTTTATCGTCGCCTATCCGCAGCAGCCGCTGCGCCGGTCCGTGCACCGTTGCTGGCAGTGGTTCGACCTGGGCGCCGGCGAGGGCGGACGCGAGGCGCAGGCCGTGGCGATGCTGGTCGACGAACTGGCTGCCCGGCCAGACGTCCGCCGGGGTGAAATCTATCTGGCGGGCCTGTCGGCCGGCGCGGCCATGGCGGCCGTGGTGGCGCTGCGCTATCCAGAGAAAGTGGCTGCAGTGGGTTTGCATTCGGGCGTCGTGATCGGTGCCGCCGACAATCCGCGTGCCGGGCTGCGGGCCATGCGCCATGGCGCAGAGTCCGAGCCGGCGCTGCTGCTTGATGCCGCCGGCGTGACGCCGGGCGGGCCGGAGATGCCGGCCATCGTCGTCCATGGCATGACCGACGACGCCGTGAACCCGGTCAATGGCCGCCTGCTGGCGCGCCAGTTCCTGGCCTACAACGGGCTCTACGACAAGCTGGGCACCCGCATGGATTGCGCCAATGACGCGCCCCCGCTGGCCGACGGCGACTATCGCGAGGCCCGTTTCGGGCGCTGGAATCGCGATCTGGTGCGGCTTGTGGAAGTGGCGGGGCTGGACCACGCCTGGAGCGGCGGCGATGCCAGCGTGCAGTATCACAGCGACATCGGCCCCGACGCGAGCTGGCTGATGTGGCAGTTCTTCCGGCAGCATCGCCGGGTGGCCTGA
- a CDS encoding DUF2950 domain-containing protein, whose protein sequence is MKRNQTTGRIGGAWQALRVLAVAALLAAPAAMAQQVFPTPEAAMDALGDGVARSDPDALQRVLGAQYRRIVPPQLDQQDLYDFLGAWASHHAVRKDGDDAASVEVGGSGWTFPVPIVRRKAGWQFDLAAGEREVRVRRIGRNEIVAMDTLLQLADAQQRYAEQVGHGSYARQLVSTPGKTNGLYWPSASADNDSPLGPDALAMGPETPPDDAYYGYRYRIIAPPKGSNAKFAFVAWPARYGESGVHAFMLNSERRFYERDLGKGTAARAGAIRTFAPDGWQEVSKE, encoded by the coding sequence ATGAAGCGCAACCAGACAACGGGCCGCATCGGCGGGGCATGGCAGGCGTTGCGCGTGCTGGCCGTGGCGGCGCTGCTGGCCGCGCCGGCCGCGATGGCGCAGCAGGTGTTCCCGACGCCCGAGGCCGCCATGGACGCGCTGGGCGACGGCGTGGCCCGCAGCGACCCCGACGCGCTGCAGCGCGTGCTTGGCGCGCAGTACCGCCGCATCGTGCCGCCGCAACTCGACCAGCAGGACCTTTACGATTTCCTGGGCGCGTGGGCCAGCCACCATGCCGTGCGCAAGGACGGCGACGACGCGGCCAGTGTGGAAGTGGGCGGCAGCGGCTGGACGTTTCCGGTGCCGATCGTCCGGCGCAAGGCTGGCTGGCAGTTCGACCTGGCGGCCGGCGAGCGCGAGGTGCGCGTGCGGCGCATCGGCCGTAACGAGATCGTCGCCATGGACACGCTGCTGCAACTGGCCGACGCCCAGCAGCGCTATGCCGAGCAGGTCGGCCACGGCAGCTACGCGCGGCAACTGGTTAGTACGCCGGGCAAGACCAACGGGCTGTACTGGCCGTCCGCCTCGGCCGACAACGACAGCCCGCTGGGGCCCGACGCGCTGGCCATGGGCCCGGAGACCCCGCCCGACGACGCGTACTACGGCTACCGCTACCGGATCATCGCCCCGCCCAAGGGCAGCAATGCGAAGTTCGCGTTCGTGGCGTGGCCGGCCCGCTATGGCGAATCGGGCGTGCATGCGTTCATGCTCAACAGCGAGCGGCGGTTCTACGAGCGCGACCTGGGCAAGGGCACGGCGGCCCGAGCCGGCGCCATCCGCACGTTCGCGCCCGACGGCTGGCAGGAAGTGTCTAAGGAATAG